In the Kribbella sp. NBC_00482 genome, one interval contains:
- a CDS encoding DUF480 domain-containing protein produces MSGLPVLDVEEQRVLGSLLEKQSTVPASYPLTANALRTACNQTSNRDPVVDYDQGTVERTARVLRDRELLRIVWADVGRRTLKYHQILDEKLELQEDERALITVLLLRGAQAPGELRTRTERLYKFEDRSDVEACLQRMAARPEPLVRELERRVGQHDRRWIHLLGPVSEAEAAAVVESVDRDTVIADGADERDARVRSAYDVVATTYADELLDELDALPFERWLLDRVIAHANGRPVVDVGSGPGHVTAYLADRDADATGVDLSPEMVAEARRRFPHLTFEVGDLRRLGRPPTSSGWAAVLGWYSLIHLAASELPEAISALTRPLDPGGWLVLALHAGEEISHVDELLGHEVNLDYVLHDPAYIVSVVEAAGLTDTEWYLRGPIAARGETTRRLYVIGRSRS; encoded by the coding sequence GTGAGCGGACTTCCGGTGTTGGACGTCGAGGAGCAGCGGGTTCTCGGGAGCTTGCTGGAGAAGCAGAGCACGGTGCCGGCGTCGTACCCGTTGACGGCGAACGCGTTGCGGACGGCCTGTAACCAGACCAGCAACCGGGATCCGGTCGTCGACTACGACCAGGGGACCGTGGAGCGGACCGCGCGGGTGCTGCGTGATCGGGAGTTGCTGCGGATCGTCTGGGCCGACGTCGGCCGGCGGACCTTGAAGTACCACCAGATCCTCGACGAGAAGCTCGAGCTCCAGGAGGACGAGCGGGCGCTCATCACGGTGTTGCTGCTGCGCGGCGCCCAGGCACCGGGTGAGCTGCGGACGCGGACCGAGCGGCTGTACAAGTTCGAGGACCGGAGCGACGTCGAAGCGTGCTTGCAACGGATGGCCGCCCGCCCCGAACCGCTGGTGCGCGAGCTGGAACGTCGCGTCGGGCAGCACGATCGCCGCTGGATTCACCTCCTCGGCCCCGTGTCCGAGGCGGAGGCGGCCGCCGTCGTCGAGAGCGTCGACCGGGACACGGTCATCGCCGACGGCGCGGACGAGCGTGATGCCCGGGTGCGTTCGGCGTACGACGTTGTTGCGACGACGTACGCGGACGAGTTGCTGGACGAGCTCGACGCCTTGCCGTTCGAACGCTGGCTGCTCGACCGGGTGATTGCCCACGCCAACGGTCGCCCGGTCGTGGATGTCGGCTCGGGCCCGGGGCACGTCACTGCGTACCTCGCCGACCGCGACGCGGATGCCACCGGTGTCGACCTGTCGCCGGAGATGGTGGCCGAGGCTCGCCGGCGGTTCCCGCACCTGACCTTCGAGGTCGGCGACCTGCGCCGCCTCGGCCGTCCGCCGACGAGCTCCGGCTGGGCGGCGGTCCTCGGCTGGTACTCGCTCATCCACCTGGCCGCGTCCGAGCTGCCCGAAGCGATCTCCGCGCTGACGCGGCCGCTCGACCCGGGCGGTTGGCTGGTGCTCGCGCTGCATGCCGGCGAGGAGATCAGCCACGTCGACGAGTTGCTCGGTCACGAGGTCAACCTCGACTACGTCCTGCACGACCCGGCGTACATCGTGAGCGTTGTCGAGGCAGCCGGCCTCACCGACACCGAGTGGTACCTGCGCGGCCCGATCGCGGCCCGCGGCGAAACCACCCGCCGCCTGTACGTCATCGGCCGCAGCCGGTCCTGA
- a CDS encoding DM13 domain-containing protein, whose protein sequence is MQKRTAGIAATAVAVVVAAVALPLFQPWRLVTDRVVDEALPGAVPISTTSSSTTPPTVSVAPEQPTRPTTQHPKVLLTGKLITHEHRTSGTVAVLALPDGSRILRIENLDTSDGPDLKVWLSDAKVVTGRAGWHVFDDGKYRSLGSLKGNHGNQNYAVPHDLKLDSFRSVAIWCDRFNVSFGAATLT, encoded by the coding sequence GTGCAGAAACGGACAGCCGGAATCGCCGCGACGGCGGTCGCCGTCGTGGTGGCAGCGGTCGCGCTGCCGCTGTTCCAGCCGTGGCGGCTCGTCACCGACAGGGTCGTCGACGAGGCGTTGCCCGGCGCTGTTCCGATCTCCACGACTTCATCGTCGACGACGCCACCGACAGTTTCCGTCGCGCCGGAACAGCCGACGCGGCCAACGACGCAGCACCCGAAGGTTCTCCTGACCGGGAAGCTGATCACGCACGAACACCGGACGTCCGGCACGGTCGCGGTGCTCGCCCTCCCCGACGGCAGCCGCATCCTCCGGATCGAGAACCTCGACACCTCGGACGGCCCTGATCTGAAGGTCTGGCTCAGCGACGCGAAGGTGGTCACTGGCCGAGCGGGCTGGCATGTCTTCGACGACGGCAAGTACCGCAGTCTGGGCAGCCTCAAAGGCAACCACGGCAACCAGAACTACGCCGTCCCCCACGACCTGAAGCTGGACAGCTTCCGCAGCGTCGCCATCTGGTGCGACCGTTTCAACGTTTCCTTCGGCGCCGCCACCCTCACCTAG
- a CDS encoding DUF3040 domain-containing protein → MPLSEEEQRQFEQLERALAAEDPKFVSAMRGTNVRLYYKRRAVLAGVGFVLGIVVLMTGAIIPNTIIGVIGFVMMVACLYIAALSMKRISNAGESDDIPPPPPPTKRHRTKHDSSGSFMERMEDRWRRRRDEDL, encoded by the coding sequence GTGCCCCTCTCGGAAGAAGAGCAGCGCCAGTTCGAGCAGCTCGAACGTGCCCTTGCTGCGGAAGACCCGAAGTTCGTTTCCGCCATGCGTGGGACCAATGTGCGCTTGTACTACAAGCGCCGGGCAGTGCTTGCCGGCGTTGGATTCGTGCTGGGCATCGTGGTGCTGATGACCGGTGCGATCATCCCCAACACCATCATCGGGGTCATCGGCTTCGTGATGATGGTGGCTTGCCTGTACATCGCGGCGCTGAGCATGAAGCGGATCAGCAACGCGGGAGAGTCCGACGACATCCCGCCGCCGCCTCCGCCGACCAAACGGCACCGGACGAAACACGACTCGTCCGGCAGCTTCATGGAGCGCATGGAAGACCGCTGGCGTCGCCGCCGCGACGAGGACCTCTGA
- a CDS encoding nucleotidyltransferase domain-containing protein, protein MIDEAVQPLLDGFVTSVRQVASVEAVWLHGSLALGDYQLGRSDLDVVAVVSAPPSPAVADLHRELIRSDPLAAKLHCSYMLTSQLADPSVRHPTFAQGQYFDRPVTPVTRRELAIGNRTLYGPAPDQLLPATTDEELFAFIRRDLREFWLPVARKRVPWYHDIWVDLSLLTIARAHVTLATGDLITKRAAFDVLPRLGAPADVVEDIRRRRYGPEFRTGPWWRHTRAGLTRRFVRTAIPAVLNR, encoded by the coding sequence GTGATCGACGAAGCCGTCCAGCCTTTGCTGGACGGCTTTGTCACGTCTGTACGGCAAGTCGCGTCCGTAGAGGCGGTCTGGCTGCACGGCTCACTGGCACTAGGGGACTACCAGTTGGGGCGCAGCGATCTGGACGTGGTCGCGGTCGTCTCCGCACCGCCTTCGCCTGCTGTGGCCGACCTGCATCGGGAGCTGATCCGCTCGGACCCGTTGGCCGCCAAGCTGCACTGCTCCTACATGCTGACGTCTCAGCTGGCCGATCCCTCGGTACGGCACCCGACGTTCGCGCAAGGCCAGTACTTCGACCGCCCGGTGACACCGGTGACCCGCCGAGAGCTTGCCATCGGCAATCGAACGCTCTACGGCCCCGCCCCGGACCAGTTGCTGCCGGCGACCACCGACGAGGAACTGTTCGCGTTCATCCGCCGCGACCTGCGGGAGTTCTGGCTGCCGGTCGCCCGGAAGCGAGTGCCCTGGTACCACGACATCTGGGTCGACCTCAGCCTGCTCACGATCGCCCGCGCGCACGTCACGCTGGCCACCGGCGACCTGATCACCAAGCGCGCAGCCTTCGACGTCCTGCCCCGCCTCGGGGCGCCCGCGGACGTCGTCGAGGACATCAGGCGCCGCCGCTACGGTCCCGAGTTCCGCACCGGTCCCTGGTGGCGGCACACCCGCGCCGGGCTGACCCGGCGCTTCGTGCGGACCGCGATTCCCGCCGTACTGAATCGATAG
- a CDS encoding N-acetylmuramoyl-L-alanine amidase — MLRRPKILAALAAVALPVALTGVSLGGPPAEASSPAPAPSAVAASAYSAAAAQYGVPESVLLAVSYAESRWDDHAGAPSTSGGYGPMHLTALGASEVAELSGKQKIAKPDDSYRTLYEASKLTGLDPVALRNDVTANISGGAAVLASYQKSLGLPVGANTSAAEWYGAVASYAEAQDKVGAGGFADDVYSILAKGAARTTNTGQQVVMPALAVTPDKSQLGKLSLPAGVQPSKSNVECPPSLGCEWLPAPYSEFGDGDYGNHDLANRPKTGKIDYIVIHDTEGTWQGVLNLVQDPTYVSWQYTMRSSDGHVWQHVKAKDVAWHAGNWYVNMHSIGIEHEGFAAQGATWYTESLYRNSAKLVRYLAVKNNIPLDRAHIIGHDQVPGTIPSTVRGMHWDPGPYWDWEHYMDLMGAPIWGKSVLPVRTGSIVTIKPGFANNVQVINSCDTPGTPCKPQGTNFVYLRQAPDDNAPLVKDLGLHPDGSNGTTEVSDMGSRVAAGSQYVVAERQGDWVAVWYLGAKGWFKSPASAPDAFAKPGLVVKPKAGLTSVPVYGRAYPEQSAYPAGIPYQTVTPLQYSIGAGQAYPVGDLNIETDYYRAVTFAGEPPTDHVQVLGKDKYYQIWFGHRMAYVRAADVDVRPAV, encoded by the coding sequence ATGCTGCGTCGTCCGAAGATTCTCGCCGCACTGGCTGCGGTAGCGTTGCCGGTCGCCTTGACCGGCGTGTCGTTGGGAGGTCCACCAGCCGAGGCCTCGTCCCCGGCACCCGCGCCGTCCGCCGTTGCCGCATCCGCCTACAGCGCGGCCGCCGCGCAGTACGGCGTACCCGAGTCCGTCCTGCTGGCCGTCTCGTACGCCGAGTCCCGCTGGGACGATCACGCCGGTGCGCCGAGCACGTCCGGCGGCTACGGCCCGATGCACCTCACCGCACTGGGTGCGTCCGAGGTGGCGGAGCTGTCCGGGAAGCAGAAGATCGCCAAACCCGACGACTCGTACCGCACGCTCTACGAGGCCTCCAAGCTGACCGGGCTGGACCCGGTCGCGCTGCGCAACGACGTGACCGCCAACATCAGCGGCGGCGCCGCGGTGCTGGCGTCGTACCAGAAGTCGCTCGGCCTGCCGGTCGGCGCGAACACCTCCGCGGCCGAGTGGTACGGCGCAGTCGCGTCGTACGCCGAGGCACAGGACAAGGTCGGTGCCGGCGGGTTCGCCGACGACGTGTACTCGATCCTGGCCAAGGGCGCGGCCCGTACGACGAACACGGGCCAGCAGGTCGTGATGCCGGCGCTCGCCGTGACGCCGGACAAGTCGCAGCTCGGCAAGCTGTCGCTGCCGGCCGGTGTGCAGCCGTCCAAATCCAACGTGGAATGCCCGCCGTCGCTCGGCTGCGAGTGGCTGCCCGCGCCGTACTCCGAGTTCGGTGACGGCGACTACGGCAACCACGACCTCGCCAACCGGCCGAAGACCGGCAAGATCGACTACATCGTCATCCACGACACCGAGGGCACCTGGCAGGGCGTGCTGAACCTGGTGCAGGACCCGACGTACGTGAGCTGGCAGTACACGATGCGCTCGTCGGACGGTCACGTCTGGCAGCACGTGAAGGCCAAGGACGTCGCCTGGCACGCCGGCAACTGGTACGTGAACATGCACAGCATCGGCATCGAGCACGAGGGCTTCGCGGCCCAGGGCGCGACCTGGTACACCGAGTCGCTGTACCGCAACTCGGCCAAGCTGGTGCGCTACCTGGCCGTCAAGAACAACATCCCGCTCGACCGCGCGCACATCATCGGCCACGACCAGGTGCCGGGCACGATCCCGTCCACGGTCCGCGGCATGCACTGGGACCCGGGACCGTACTGGGACTGGGAGCACTACATGGACCTGATGGGCGCGCCGATCTGGGGCAAGTCCGTGCTGCCGGTACGCACCGGGTCGATCGTCACGATCAAGCCGGGCTTCGCGAACAACGTCCAGGTCATCAACAGCTGCGACACACCTGGTACGCCGTGCAAGCCGCAGGGCACCAACTTCGTCTACCTGCGTCAGGCGCCGGACGACAACGCCCCGCTGGTCAAGGACCTCGGTCTGCACCCGGACGGGTCGAACGGCACCACTGAGGTCTCCGACATGGGCTCCCGGGTTGCGGCTGGTTCGCAGTACGTCGTGGCCGAGCGTCAGGGCGACTGGGTGGCTGTCTGGTACCTGGGTGCGAAGGGCTGGTTCAAGAGCCCGGCGTCCGCTCCCGACGCGTTCGCCAAGCCGGGTCTGGTCGTGAAGCCGAAGGCCGGTCTCACGTCGGTGCCGGTGTACGGGCGTGCGTACCCGGAGCAGTCGGCGTACCCGGCCGGGATTCCCTACCAGACGGTGACGCCGCTGCAGTACTCGATCGGTGCGGGGCAGGCCTACCCGGTGGGTGACCTGAACATCGAGACCGACTACTACCGGGCGGTGACGTTCGCCGGGGAGCCGCCGACGGACCACGTCCAGGTGCTCGGGAAGGACAAGTACTACCAGATCTGGTTCGGCCACCGGATGGCCTACGTACGGGCCGCCGACGTGGACGTCCGACCTGCCGTCTAG
- a CDS encoding DUF6504 family protein: MNRRRWSMWEFDDAVEVHSVFVDGVQTPDQFLWRGRLWRVRTIRSQWTETAVWWERGVIGTGETYDSRIHADSLARIDAATVAEACSAARTTSRPTRTHTAGVAAAANPRSRPAATLPAPDDRTPAAVGVLDADWGPERTVFRVEAGCGRYGRQEMFDLANDPDSGRWQLERVTDR; the protein is encoded by the coding sequence ATGAACAGGAGGCGATGGAGCATGTGGGAGTTCGACGACGCCGTCGAGGTGCACTCGGTGTTCGTGGACGGTGTGCAGACCCCCGACCAGTTCCTCTGGCGCGGCCGGCTCTGGCGGGTCCGCACGATCAGGTCCCAGTGGACCGAGACCGCCGTCTGGTGGGAGCGCGGCGTCATCGGCACCGGCGAGACCTACGACTCGCGCATCCACGCCGATTCGCTGGCGCGGATCGATGCGGCGACCGTCGCCGAGGCCTGCTCGGCGGCCCGCACGACCTCTCGTCCTACCCGGACGCACACAGCCGGCGTGGCAGCGGCGGCCAACCCCCGTTCACGCCCCGCTGCCACGCTCCCCGCACCGGACGACAGGACCCCGGCCGCGGTCGGAGTGCTGGACGCCGACTGGGGACCGGAGCGGACCGTCTTCCGTGTCGAAGCCGGCTGCGGAAGGTACGGACGGCAGGAGATGTTCGATCTCGCCAACGACCCGGACTCGGGCCGTTGGCAACTGGAGAGGGTGACCGACCGATGA
- a CDS encoding cupin domain-containing protein produces the protein MAIFSKSFDEPDEQRSPDKTSVNVVKLPGASVARITFQPGWRWSECIRPVIGGDSCQVRHVGTLLSGEMEVVHDDGSKANLLPGIAYVIEPGHDAWVVGNDPAVGLEFESLAAETYAKA, from the coding sequence ATGGCCATCTTCAGCAAGTCCTTCGACGAGCCGGACGAGCAACGCTCACCGGACAAGACGAGCGTCAACGTCGTCAAACTGCCGGGTGCGAGTGTCGCCCGGATCACCTTCCAGCCCGGCTGGCGCTGGTCCGAGTGCATCCGTCCGGTCATCGGCGGCGACTCGTGCCAGGTCCGCCACGTCGGAACCCTGTTGTCGGGCGAGATGGAGGTCGTCCACGACGACGGCAGCAAGGCGAACCTGTTGCCGGGGATCGCGTACGTCATCGAACCAGGTCACGACGCGTGGGTCGTCGGCAACGATCCGGCGGTCGGCCTGGAGTTCGAGTCGCTCGCAGCGGAGACATACGCCAAGGCCTGA
- a CDS encoding transglutaminase family protein has product MTGHARISIAAWGATVLGSLVLTPVFSGPFLFISAFLCALVTGVGVLLQNLRTPRIVVPIVQLFVLIELLSLFFLHSTMKFGLLPWKATAIEFNSQLVDAMDSINRFSAPLPQDSHLTLFAVSVISATGFLIHIIAVQLRQAAWSGLLLLIMYTVPAATVHGGLPWLLFVPPAIGYIVLLSAEGRSRLSRWGRRISGVSHLDAAEPVEASALGQAGRRIGLTVVAIAALLPALLPTLPEGVIGNGLAGGGTGSGVGASISSTDPMLDMGKNLKRGENAVALTYKGGPTGGTYLRLTALDLFDGNTWRIAPRSAGHKLNGGDLTPPPGYTGDLTKVQQSSMEIDVTRTFRSQFVPVPYPLHTISLKRDWRYDAGTLDVVSSNGSIVGGKKYKLTSYDLQPTPDQLHDAITTGAPDQYTMVVPQKTPASIKAKTAEITAAAKDNKFEAAVLIQNWFRSGGGFTYSTQNAKGSGMTALEDFLLTNKEGYCEQFATGMALMARIIGIPSRVGIGFLPGTAGKDGEYTVKMHDMHAWPELYFQGIGWVRFEPTPSARVAATPNWTVASTENPTSPTSAPTNLPSTPGDKETPGIEKPKNDPNLPNDSGTAIVDSGNWFTNGGAKAIAGGLGVILLLCIPWLVRALTRRRRFLRPPGRAGAEGLWAEIRDTSRDLGLDWSDVATPRQAGQWLESQLPEDTHPAARRVARGIEALRYAGDADSELDVRDDATAVQQALWSRARARRRWRARLLPPSWRWYLSRGTTEASDLLDEFDLLLARLRSAILPKRAHTN; this is encoded by the coding sequence ATGACCGGTCACGCGCGGATTTCTATTGCTGCTTGGGGTGCGACCGTGCTCGGGTCGCTCGTGCTCACGCCGGTGTTCTCCGGGCCGTTCCTGTTCATCAGCGCGTTCCTGTGCGCGCTGGTGACCGGTGTCGGCGTCCTGTTGCAGAACCTGCGGACTCCGCGGATCGTCGTACCGATCGTCCAGCTGTTCGTGCTGATCGAGCTGCTGTCGCTGTTCTTCCTGCACAGCACGATGAAGTTCGGGCTGCTGCCGTGGAAGGCGACCGCGATCGAGTTCAACTCGCAGCTGGTCGACGCGATGGACTCGATCAACCGGTTCAGCGCACCGCTGCCCCAGGACTCGCACCTCACCCTGTTCGCGGTGTCCGTGATCTCGGCGACCGGGTTCCTGATCCACATCATCGCCGTACAGCTCCGGCAGGCCGCGTGGTCCGGATTGCTGCTGCTGATCATGTACACGGTGCCGGCCGCGACCGTGCACGGCGGGCTGCCGTGGCTGCTGTTCGTCCCGCCGGCGATCGGCTACATCGTGCTGCTGTCCGCGGAAGGCCGCAGCCGGCTCAGCCGCTGGGGCCGCCGGATCTCGGGCGTCTCGCACCTCGACGCCGCCGAGCCCGTCGAGGCGTCGGCGCTCGGTCAGGCCGGCCGGCGGATCGGGCTGACCGTGGTCGCGATCGCCGCGCTGCTGCCCGCGTTGCTGCCAACGCTGCCGGAAGGGGTCATCGGCAACGGCCTGGCCGGCGGCGGAACCGGCAGCGGGGTCGGGGCGAGCATCTCGTCGACCGACCCGATGCTGGACATGGGCAAGAACCTCAAACGCGGCGAGAACGCCGTCGCACTCACCTACAAGGGCGGCCCGACCGGCGGGACGTACCTGCGGCTGACCGCGCTCGACCTGTTCGACGGCAACACCTGGCGGATCGCGCCGCGCTCCGCCGGGCACAAGCTGAACGGCGGCGACCTGACTCCGCCGCCGGGCTACACCGGTGACCTGACGAAGGTCCAGCAGTCCTCGATGGAGATCGACGTCACCCGGACGTTCCGCTCCCAGTTCGTCCCGGTCCCGTACCCGCTGCACACGATCTCGCTGAAGCGTGACTGGCGGTACGACGCCGGCACGCTGGACGTGGTCTCGTCGAACGGGTCGATCGTGGGCGGCAAGAAGTACAAGCTGACGTCGTACGACCTGCAGCCGACGCCGGACCAACTGCACGACGCGATCACCACCGGCGCCCCGGACCAGTACACGATGGTCGTGCCGCAGAAGACGCCGGCGTCCATCAAGGCGAAGACGGCCGAGATCACCGCCGCGGCCAAGGACAACAAGTTCGAGGCGGCGGTGCTGATCCAGAACTGGTTCCGCAGCGGCGGCGGCTTCACCTACAGCACGCAGAACGCCAAGGGCAGCGGGATGACCGCACTCGAGGACTTCCTGCTGACCAACAAGGAAGGGTACTGCGAGCAGTTCGCCACCGGGATGGCGCTGATGGCGCGGATCATCGGGATCCCGTCCCGGGTCGGCATCGGCTTCCTGCCCGGCACGGCCGGCAAGGACGGCGAGTACACGGTCAAGATGCACGACATGCACGCCTGGCCGGAGCTGTACTTCCAGGGCATCGGCTGGGTCCGGTTCGAGCCGACGCCGTCCGCCCGGGTCGCGGCCACGCCGAACTGGACGGTCGCCTCGACCGAGAACCCGACCAGCCCGACGTCCGCGCCGACCAACCTGCCGTCGACGCCGGGCGACAAGGAGACGCCGGGGATCGAGAAGCCGAAGAACGACCCGAACCTGCCGAACGACAGCGGGACCGCGATCGTTGACTCCGGCAACTGGTTCACCAACGGCGGCGCCAAGGCGATCGCCGGCGGGCTCGGCGTCATCCTGCTCCTGTGCATTCCCTGGCTGGTCCGCGCGCTGACCCGGCGACGGCGTTTCCTGCGACCGCCGGGACGTGCCGGAGCCGAAGGGTTGTGGGCGGAGATCCGCGACACGTCGCGGGATCTGGGCCTCGACTGGTCCGACGTCGCGACGCCGAGGCAGGCCGGCCAGTGGCTGGAGTCCCAGCTGCCCGAGGACACCCACCCGGCCGCGCGCCGGGTGGCCCGCGGCATCGAGGCACTGCGGTACGCCGGGGACGCGGATTCCGAGTTGGACGTTCGCGACGACGCAACCGCCGTACAGCAAGCACTCTGGTCGCGGGCTCGGGCTCGTCGCCGCTGGCGGGCGCGGTTGCTGCCGCCGTCCTGGCGCTGGTACCTCAGCCGAGGTACCACCGAGGCGTCCGATCTCCTCGACGAGTTCGACCTGCTCCTGGCCCGTCTCCGCTCCGCGATCCTCCCGAAGCGGGCCCACACCAACTAG
- a CDS encoding GNAT family N-acetyltransferase codes for MLSARPLHGPGGPRAWCGASALIEAVTDWAREHQCARVYWSTHESNATARRLYDQVAENRGFILYQIQL; via the coding sequence GTGCTATCTGCAAGACCTCTTCACGGCCCCGGAGGCCCGCGGGCGTGGTGTGGCGCGAGCGCTCTCATCGAGGCTGTCACCGACTGGGCCCGTGAGCATCAGTGCGCGCGCGTCTACTGGTCGACGCACGAGTCCAACGCCACGGCCCGCCGGCTCTACGACCAGGTGGCCGAGAACCGAGGATTCATCCTCTATCAGATCCAGCTGTAG
- a CDS encoding methyltransferase domain-containing protein, protein MVDRRRRSVRTALVGEALRVALAAREQTDPAAGLDIVDLGGGTGGFAVPLAVEGHRVTVVDPSPDALASLERRARDEGVSELIRGVQGDAAELPGLAGESSADAVLCHGVLEVVDDPIQALQAMASVLREGGVLSLLVAQRNAVVLARALAGHLAEARIALQDPDGRWGATDPMPRRFDEAGITGQLVDAGFKVETVHGVRTFSDLVPSAFVDSEPGAADSLAELERAASRHPAFRALATQLHILATR, encoded by the coding sequence ATGGTGGATCGGCGGCGGCGCAGCGTGCGGACGGCGTTGGTGGGAGAGGCGCTGCGGGTCGCGTTGGCGGCACGCGAGCAGACCGATCCCGCCGCTGGACTGGACATCGTCGACCTGGGCGGCGGTACCGGCGGGTTCGCGGTTCCGCTGGCGGTCGAGGGCCATCGGGTGACGGTGGTCGACCCGAGCCCGGACGCGCTGGCCTCGCTGGAGCGCCGCGCCCGGGACGAAGGCGTGAGCGAACTGATCCGCGGCGTACAGGGTGACGCGGCCGAGCTCCCCGGGCTGGCGGGGGAGTCGAGTGCGGACGCCGTCCTGTGCCATGGGGTGCTCGAGGTCGTCGACGACCCGATCCAGGCGCTGCAGGCGATGGCGTCGGTGCTGCGGGAAGGCGGCGTGCTGAGTCTGCTGGTTGCCCAGCGCAACGCGGTCGTGCTGGCCCGGGCCTTGGCCGGTCATCTCGCCGAGGCGCGGATCGCGCTGCAGGATCCGGACGGGCGCTGGGGCGCGACCGATCCGATGCCGCGGCGGTTCGACGAGGCCGGGATCACCGGGCAACTGGTGGACGCCGGGTTCAAGGTAGAAACCGTGCACGGGGTCCGGACCTTCTCCGATCTGGTGCCCTCCGCGTTTGTCGACTCCGAGCCGGGAGCCGCCGACTCGCTGGCTGAGCTCGAGCGCGCGGCCAGCCGGCATCCGGCCTTCCGGGCACTGGCGACACAGCTGCACATCCTCGCGACCCGCTGA
- a CDS encoding SAV_6107 family HEPN domain-containing protein: protein MTVSPVSPAAAGAASRELSRARAALAEATETSDHLIRYSSAHVAALRVAAAVLAVRARPVRSSSRRRIQRNAWVLLAEVAPEFGEWATFFAAGAAQRAAAEAGLQRAVSTREADDLVRAVDTFYTQVEASLRLSTTPVLTATTDPQSVLTQPWMQAS, encoded by the coding sequence ATGACTGTTTCACCGGTATCGCCGGCCGCGGCCGGCGCGGCCAGCCGAGAGCTGTCCCGTGCTCGCGCGGCCCTGGCCGAGGCAACAGAGACCAGCGACCACCTGATCCGCTACTCGAGCGCCCACGTCGCGGCGCTCCGGGTCGCGGCCGCGGTGCTCGCCGTCCGCGCCCGTCCGGTCCGCTCGAGCAGCCGCCGCCGGATCCAGCGCAACGCCTGGGTGCTGCTCGCCGAGGTCGCGCCGGAGTTCGGCGAATGGGCCACGTTCTTCGCCGCCGGCGCCGCCCAGCGCGCCGCCGCGGAGGCAGGCCTGCAGCGCGCCGTCAGCACCCGCGAAGCGGACGACCTGGTGCGCGCCGTCGACACGTTCTACACCCAGGTGGAAGCCAGCCTGCGGCTCTCCACGACCCCGGTGCTCACCGCGACCACCGACCCCCAGTCCGTCCTCACCCAACCCTGGATGCAAGCCAGCTAG
- a CDS encoding YbaK/EbsC family protein yields MCVSSHPNVQKVADALAAAGATGEIVILDEAVPTAAAAAAELGCEVGAIANSLIFNGDSAPVLILTSGAHRVDTAKVAAELGIAKLKRATPEFVKEHTGQSIGGVAPVGHPGRVPTYVDTALEQYPVIWAAAGIPHSVFPTTYAELLELTEGTAITVN; encoded by the coding sequence ATGTGCGTGAGCAGTCATCCCAATGTGCAGAAGGTGGCCGACGCCCTGGCGGCGGCCGGTGCCACCGGCGAGATCGTGATCCTGGACGAGGCGGTGCCGACCGCGGCGGCCGCGGCGGCGGAGCTCGGTTGCGAGGTCGGTGCGATCGCGAACAGCCTGATCTTCAACGGCGACAGCGCCCCCGTGCTGATCCTCACCTCGGGCGCGCACCGGGTGGATACCGCCAAGGTCGCGGCCGAGCTCGGGATCGCGAAGCTGAAGCGGGCCACGCCGGAGTTCGTCAAGGAGCACACCGGTCAGTCGATCGGCGGCGTCGCCCCGGTCGGGCACCCGGGCCGCGTCCCGACGTACGTCGACACCGCGCTCGAGCAGTACCCGGTGATCTGGGCCGCCGCGGGCATCCCGCACTCGGTGTTCCCGACGACGTACGCCGAACTCCTCGAGCTGACCGAGGGCACAGCCATCACCGTCAACTGA